A single region of the Labeo rohita strain BAU-BD-2019 chromosome 3, IGBB_LRoh.1.0, whole genome shotgun sequence genome encodes:
- the ddx42 gene encoding ATP-dependent RNA helicase DDX42, giving the protein MNWNKGGPSGKRGFGFGGFSLASGKKEEPRLPQKAHSAFGASGPSGGYGKNQQLSSFYKIGTKRANFDEENAYFEDDEEESSSADLPYIPAENSPTRKQFQSGGGGGGGGSDSEDDPLDAFMAEVEDQAAKDMKKLEEKEKEKKLAKGIRDDIEEEDDQEAYFRYMAENPTAGLTQEEDEEEVDYDSDGNPIAPTTKKIIMPLPPIDHSEIDYPPFEKNFYIEHEELSSLTETGVVELRKKLNLKVSGAAPPKPATSFAHFGFDEQLMHQIRKSEYTQPTPIQCQGVPIALGGRDMIGIAKTGSGKTAAFIWPMLVHIMDQKELEQGEGPIAVIVCPTRELCQQIHSECKRFGKVYGLRSVAVYGGGSMWEQAKALQEGAEIVVCTPGRLIDHVKKKATSLQRVTYLVFDEADRMFDMGFEYQVRSIASHVRPDRQTLLFSATFRKKIEKLARDILVDPIRVVQGDIGEANEDVTQIVEVLLSGQDKWGWLTRRLVEFTSAGSVLVFVTKKANCEELATNLNQEGYSLGLLHGDMDQSERNKVIADFKKKNLPVLVATDVAARGLDIPSIRTVVNYDVARDIDTHTHRIGRTGRAGEKGVAYTLLTTKDTSFAGDLVRNLEGANQSVSKDLMDLAMQNPWFRKSRFKGGKGKKLNIGGGGLGYRERPGLGSESTERSSSSSSGGAALGNYEAYKPSAGAMGDRMSALKQAFQAQYKNHFVAASGVPPKLTTKSSSSSGWTSAGSLSSLPSGAPEGPDRTHLSFSPSSSSSFNSMPPPPALSSGTKMSGFSSAGSLSSVSDSYSSSSSKEGSRSDRNADDRGRHGDSHYHRHGDRHSGGDRDRYGERDRHSDRDRHSDSRNGEGSHRDREGRSERDGGDRSGTHKDSFAVPDPPKRKKSRWDN; this is encoded by the exons ATGAACTGGAACAAGGGAGGCCCGAGTGGCAAGCGAGGCTTCGGATTCGGGGGGTTTTCTTTAGCAAGTGGGAAGAAAGAGGAACCTCGTCTTCCCCAAAAGGCCCACTCTGCATTTGGAGCTTCAGGACCATCAGGTGGATATGGCAAGAACCAGCAGCTTTCGTCTTTTTACAAAATAGGAACAAAACGAGCCAATTTCGACGAGGAAAATGC TTATTTTGAGGATGATGAAGAGGAGTCTAGCAGTGCAGATCTGCCGTATATACCCGCTGAGAACTCTCCCACAAGAAAGCAGTTCCAGTccggtggaggaggaggaggaggaggctcAGACAGTGAGGATGACCCTCTTGATGCTTTTATGGCAGAAGTGGAG GACCAAGCGGCAAAGGACATGAAGAAACTTGAGGAaaaggaaaaagagaaaaagctGGCCAA GGGTATACGGGATGACATTGAAGAGGAGGATGACCAA GAAGCATATTTTCGTTACATGGCGGAAAACCCAACAGCTGGGCTGACCCAAGAGGAAGATGAGGAAGAAGTGGACTATGACAGCGATGGGAACCCCATTGCTCCTACTACCAAAAAGATTATCATGCCACTGCCTCCCATAGACCACTCAGAG ATTGACTATCCTCCCTTTGAGAAGAACTTCTATATTGAGCATGAGGAACTCAGCAGTCTGACTGAGACCGGAGTGGTGGAACTGAGAAAGAAACTCAACCTGAAG GTTTCAGGTGCAGCGCCTCCTAAACCAGCCACCAGTTTTGCCCACTTTGGATTTGACGAGCAGCTCATGCACCAGATCCGTAAATCCGAGTACACTCAACCCACACCCATCCAGTGCCAG GGTGTTCCGATAGCTCTGGGTGGCAGAGACATGATTGGCATTGCCAAAACTGGCAGTGGAAAGACAGCAGCTTTCATTTGGCCAATGCTGGTGCACATCATGGACCAGAAAGAGCTGGAGCAGGGAGAGGGACCCATTGCTGTGATCGTCTGCCCTACCAGAGAGCTCTGTCAACAG ATCCATTCTGAATGCAAGCGCTTCGGGAAGGTATATGGCCTCCGCTCGGTGGCAGTCTATGGAGGCGGAAGCATGTGGGAACAAGCCAAAGCTCTACAGGAAGGAGCTGAAATTGTTGTCTGCACCCCA GGTCGCCTGATTGATCATGTGAAGAAGAAGGCTACATCTCTGCAACGAGTGACCTACCTGGTATTTGATGAAGCTGATCGCATGTTCGATATGGGCTTTG AATACCAAGTGAGATCCATTGCCAGCCATGTCAGACCTGATCGACAGA CTCTGTTGTTCAGTGCAACATTTcggaaaaaaattgaaaagcTGGCGCGAGATATTTTGGTCGACCCCATTCGTGTTGTGCAGGGAGACATAGGAGAG GCTAATGAAGATGTCACTCAGATAGTGGAGGTGCTGCTGTCTGGGCAGGATAAGTGGGGTTGGCTGACACGCAGGCTGGTTGAGTTCACCTCAGCTGGCTCTGTGCTTGTCTTTGTCACTAAAAAGGCTAACTGTGAGGAGCTGGCTACGAATCTTAATCAGGAAGGTTACAGCCTAGGGCTCTTGCATGGAGACATGGATCAGAGCGAGAGGAACAAAGTCATCGCTGACTTTAAGAAGAAAAATCTGCCTGTATTAGTAGCTACTGATGTTGCTG CTCGTGGGTTGGATATTCCATCTATCCGTACGGTTGTGAACTATGATGTAGCACGAGACattgacacacatacacatcgAATTGGTAGAACAGGTCGTGCAGGAGAGAAGGGTGTAGCTTACACTCTGCTCACCACTAAAGACACTTCATTCGCTGGTGACCTGGTTCGAAACTTAGAGGGAGCCAATCAGAGTGTTTCAAAGGACCTGATGGACCTGGCAATGCAG aATCCCTGGTTCAGGAAATCCCGCTTCAAGGGAGGGAAAGGAAAGAAGCTAAATATTGGAGGTGGAGGCCTGGGTTACAGAGAGAGACCAGGCCTTGGATCGGAATCCACA GAgcgcagtagtagtagtagtagtggtggTGCTGCTCTTGGTAACTATGAAGCCTACAAACCCTCAGCTGGAGCCATGGGAGACCGTATGTCTGCCTTGAAGCAAGCAtttcag GCTCAGTATAAAAACCACTTTGTGGCAGCGTCTGGTGTTCCTCCTAAACTCACCACAAAGTCCAGCAGCTCCTCTGGGTGGACCAGTGCGGGAAGTCTAAGTTCTTTGCCTTCAGGAGCACCAGAGGGGCCTGACAGAACCCACCTATCCTTCTCGCCATCGTCCTCTTCCTCATTTAACTCCATGCCGCCGCCTCCTGCCCTCAGCTCGGGTACCAAAATGAGCGGCTTCAGCAGCGCAGGCTCCCTGAGCTCAGTTTCAGACTCTTACTCTAGCTCTTCTTCAAAAGAGGGGTCCCGTAGCGATAGGAATGCTGACGACAGGGGTCGTCATGGAGATAGTCATTATCATCGTCATGGCGACAGGCATAGTGGCGGAGACCGCGATCGCTACGGGGAAAGAGACCGGCATAGTGACAGAGATCGTCATAGCGATAGCCGGAACGGTGAAGGGAGCCATAGGGACAGAGAGGGACGGTCAGAAAGAGATGGGGGGGACAGGTCAGGGACTCATAAAGACAGCTTTGCAGTTCCCGATCCCCCCAAACGTAAGAAAAGCAGATGGGACAATTAA